The following coding sequences lie in one Arachis ipaensis cultivar K30076 chromosome B03, Araip1.1, whole genome shotgun sequence genomic window:
- the LOC107631048 gene encoding uncharacterized protein LOC107631048 (The sequence of the model RefSeq protein was modified relative to this genomic sequence to represent the inferred CDS: added 93 bases not found in genome assembly): MENYTYPPYPESSESSPRSREVDFENPPPWDEQQPPPTNFKAKFMCSYGGKIQPRSHDNQLSYVGGDTKILAVDRNIKFPAFLSKLAALCDCASPENLTLKYQLPGEDLDALISVTTDDDLDHMMHEYDRLFRASAKPARMRLFLFTASTTSAPPSFSTDRDRFVEALNSGPVPVQPDPVKPPPVAPANVDFLFGLEKAAPPPPQPAPPLATVKFHDPVPEPVAPPPEYQTRAAVNDRVIGSDPTVNPIDVQRQLQQELQRLQIAEADQSMYRRRSEDGFAGGYGVAGGGDYYMQKMPEKVPMSNSPATVPHPGNYWPEKQFSGEGFPTAISTAPGGGDQQFYVVPAPGTFYHAPVVRPSAAPVTQGYYAVQRMSSDGYREQPVYGGAQPAKAAFSSAGATNMAQAPPVKAPGYPEGYGVVRPAGVPDNVGSAAYAQVAYDSGSGRQVYYTAPAGVMHAPQYQGIPPPVTAAGGSLGQDVSKVVNKASQGSV; the protein is encoded by the coding sequence GAGCAGCAGCCGCCGCCGACAAATTTCAAGGCCAAGTTCATGTGCAGCTACGGCGGCAAGATCCAGCCGCGCAGCCACGACAACCAGCTCTCCTACGTTGGCGGCGACACCAAGATCCTCGCCGTCGACCGCAACATCAAGTTCCCCGCCTTCCTCTCGAAGCTCGCTGCCCTCTGCGACTGCGCCTCGCCTGAGAACCTCACTCTCAAGTACCAGCTCCCCGGAGAGGACCTCGACGCCCTCATCTCCGTCACCACCGACGACGACCTCGATCACATGATGCATGAGTACGATCGCCTCTTCCGTGCCTCCGCAAAACCCGCCAGGATGAGGCTCTTCCTCTTCACCGCCTCAACTACCTCCGCTCCACCTAGTTTCTCCACTGATCGCGATCGCTTCGTTGAGGCTCTCAACTCGGGTCCCGTTCCGGTCCAACCCGATCCGGTCAAACCCCCTCCTGTTGCTCCTGCCAACGTTGATTTTCTATTCGGGCTTGAGAAGGCCGCGCCTCCTCCCCCTCAGCCGGCACCGCCTCTCGCCACCGTCAAGTTCCACGATCCTGTTCCGGAGCCTGTGGCGCCGCCACCGGAGTACCAGACGCGCGCAGCTGTGAACGATCGGGTTATTGGATCGGATCCCACCGTGAACCCGATCGACGTTCAAAGGCAGTTGCAGCAAGAGCTGCAGCGGTTGCAGATCGCGGAGGCTGATCAGTCTATGTACCGGAGGAGAAGTGAGGATGGCTTCGCTGGAGGTTATGGCGTTGCTGGGGGCGGCGATTATTACATGCAGAAAATGCCAGAGAAGGTTCCGATGTCGAATTCACCTGCTACTGTGCCGCACCCCGGGAATTACTGGCCGGAGAAGCAATTTTCTGGCGAAGGTTTCCCCACGGCGATTTCGACGGCTCCCGGAGGTGGAGACCAACAGTTTTACGTTGTTCCGGCGCCGGGCACGTTCTATCATGCTCCAGTTGTGCGTCCGTCGGCGGCGCCGGTCACTCAAGGTTACTACGCTGTGCAACGTATGAGTTCTGATGGATACCGTGAGCAGCCAGTGTACGGCGGCGCGCAGCCAGCTAAAGCAGCTTTTTCGTCTGCGGGAGCCACAAATATGGCACAGGCTCCACCGGTTAAGGCCCCTGGTTATCCAGAAGGATACGGCGTGGTTCGGCCAGCTGGAGTGCCGGATAATGTGGGGTCTGCTGCGTACGCGCAAGTTGCCTACGATAGTGGGAGTGGGAGACAGGTTTATTATACTGCGCCGGCTGGCGTCATGCACGCGCCGCAATATCAAGGAATTCCTCCACCGGTTACTGCTGCTGGCGGTTCGTTGGGCCAGGATGTTAGTAAAGTGGTAAACAAGGCTTCCCAAGGTTCTGTGTGA
- the LOC110270339 gene encoding putative disease resistance RPP13-like protein 1, translating to MAAELVGGPFLSSFLNVLFDRLSDPEIINLIRGKKLSQKMIQRFKAILNGAEALLNDAERRQIREGPVKVWLDDLKDAIYEADDFLDEITTKAATKKDQGNRLTRFLNLKDRKKVTRMEDVIARLESIVNQKDTLGLKEIPMENMSWRTPSTSLVKVSDVYGRDQDRKALVKLLLDDGDVSVIPIVGMGGIGKTTLAQLVYNDDEVQQKFNVKAWVCVGEVFDVLRLTKIVIEEVTSESCELNGLNSVQQRLRNVVTGKSFLVVLDGMWTTHYDDWKTFLSPF from the coding sequence ATGGCTGCTGAACTTGTTGGAGGACctttcctctcttcttttctcaaTGTTCTTTTCGACAGGCTCTCCGATCCTGAGATTATCAACTTGATCCGAGGGAAGAAGCTTAGCCAGAAGATGATCCAGAGGTTCAAGGCAATCCTGAATGGGGCTGAGGCCTTGCTCAATGATGCTGAACGCAGACAAATCAGAGAGGGGCCAGTGAAGGTCTGGCTGGACGATCTCAAAGATGCTATCTATGAGGCGGACGACTTCTTGGATGAAATCACCACCAAAGCTGCAACTAAGAAGGATCAAGGTAACCGCCTAACTCGCTTTCTGAATTTGAAAGATAGAAAGAAGGTTACTAGGATGGAAGATGTCATTGCTAGGCTAGAGTCCATAGTGAATCAAAAAGATACTCTTGGCCTGAAAGAGATACCAATGGAGAACATGTCATGGAGAACTCCATCCACGTCTCTAGTTAAGGTGTCTGATGTATATGGCAGGGATCAAGATCGGAAAGCCTTAGTCAAATTGTTGTTAGATGATGGTGACGTGTCCGTGATCCCCATCGTTGGCATGGGTGGGATAGGAAAAACAACTTTGGCTCAATTGGTTTACAATGATGACGAAGTGCAGCAAAAGTTTAATGTTAAAGCATGGGTTTGTGTTGGAGAAGTATTTGATGTTCTTCGGTTGACAAAGATTGTAATAGAGGAAGTAACTTCTGAGTCTTGTGAACTAAATGGCTTAAATTCTGTTCAACAACGTTTGAGGAATGTGGTAACAGGGAAGAGTTTTTTGGTTGTTCTGGATGGCATGTGGACCACTCATTATGATGATTGGAAAACTTTTCTAAGTCCCTTCTAA